The uncultured Subdoligranulum sp. genomic sequence CAGGAGATGCGGGCGTTGCTGGCGGAAATGCCCCAGTCCACCGGCGCCACCATTCTGATTTCCAGCCACCTTCTGGGAGAAATGGAGCAATTGGTGGAACAGGTCGGCATTCTCAACCATGGACGGATGCTGTTTGAGGGCCCGCTGCACGACCTGCAGCGGCACAGCCGCGGTGCACTGACCATGCGGCTTCTGCGTCCTCAAAAGGCTCTCCCGGTGTTGCGTTCCCAAGGCATCAGGCCGAAGCAGAAGGCTGACACATTGACCATTCCGCCCCTGCGGGATGAACTGCTGGCCGGTCTGGTGCAGACCATCGCCGACAGCGGGGCCGGTATCGTGGAACTGACGCGGCAGACCAAATCCCTGGAAGAAATCTTTCTGAGCCTGACCGACGCTGACAAGGAGGTGAAGTAAAATGATGCGCAGCCTTCGCGCCGAATGGCAAAAAGCAAAGCGGCGGCACGATCTGCTGGCCTGCCTGCTTCTTCCGCTGGCGGTGCTGCTCTGGGCCTGGTATGCGGCTCCCGACGGCAGCGATTCCATGGCCAGCGGCTACCACGCCCTGCTGTATTCCGTCCCCATCATGAACACCGTGTTATTGCCCATTGGTATGGCCATGCTGGCCAGCTGTCTGTGGGATGTAGAGGTCAAAGGCAATTTTCCCAAACTGCTTTATACGTTGCAGAGCCGGCAAAGCCTGTTTGCCGCCAAATCGCTGCTTGGCGCCGGGGAGATTTTTCTGATTGTGCTGCTGGAACTGCTGGGTATCGTTTGCCTTGGCCTCCGCAACGGCTATCAGGACACACCCTCTGCCGGCCAGCTCCTGTATCTGTTCCTCTGCACCGGCACGGTCAGCCTGATGCTGTTCTTTTCGGAGTTGATGCTGACCGTACTGCTTGCCAATCCCCTGCCTGCACTCTGTACGGGCATTGCCGGTGCCCTGATCGGACTGTTTGCCGCTTTCATGCCCCCGGTTTTCTGCTATTTTATCCCCTGGAGTTACTGTATTCCGCTGGGCAGTTACCGCCTCGCCTCCTGGGATCCCGACACCCGAATTGTGGTCTATGACATCCGCGGTTTCAACATTCCGCTGCTGGTATGGTGTATTTTTCTGGGTTTTCTCTTTTTCCGGATAACCTGGCACGCCATTCGTACAAAGGAGGTATAACATCATGTTTCTTCGCTGCATCCGAGCGGAAAACCGAAAACTGCACGCCTCTCCCATCTGGTTTCTCTTTTTTCTGCTGCCGGTTCTGTCCGCTGCCTACGGCACCGTAAACTACCTGGGCAACCTCGGCATCCTCAGCGTAAGCTGGTACGCTCTGTGGACACAGCACACCCTTTTCTACTCCCTTTTCTTTTTCCCGGCCATGGTGGCAATCTATGCCTCCTATCTTTGGCGCCTGGAGCATCTGGGGCACAACTGGAATCTCATTATGGCCGTGCCGGTACGCCCTTTTGCCCTGTTTTTCTCCAAATTCGTCATTGTCTTCAAGCTGGTTGTACTGACCCAACTTTTCATTTTCTTTCTGTATTGCTTCTGTGGAAAAGTCTTTGCCTCCCTGCCCGGTTGGCCGCCGATAGAAACACTGGTGTTCCTGCTGCGCGGCGCCCTGGGTGGGCTCAGTGTCATCGCACTGCAGCTGCTGTTGTCCATGATGATCCGCAGCTTTGCCGTTCCGGTTTTTCTCTCCCTGTTCGGCGGGATCATCGGTATGCTGGCGGTCAGCCAGGGCCACGGACTGTACTGGCCCTACGCGCTGATGCAGTATGGTATGAATTCCAACCGAAGTGAGGACCTTCTGGCAGGAAATTATCTCCCGTTTTTCGCCTCCTGCCTGGTCTGGCTTTTGCTTATTTTCACGATTGCCAATATGCTGCTGACGCGGCGGGATGTGAAAGGTTAAACCGTCATCGGGTTGCCAGATCCGGGCCCAGGCGGTATAATACCAGTAAACATACACTGGGAGGGATCACCATGACTGCCAACGCCGCCGATTTTGCCGGTACCCGCTGCGGGAGCCGCTACGAGAAGGAGCTGGAGACCCATTTCCGGGATTGTCTGCTCTTTTACCTCGACGGCCGGATCCGCTTTGAGCGGTACTGTTATGGGGAAGCAGCCTGCCTGGTATTCAGTGCCTGGGCCCATGGATTCGATGCAGATGGGAAAATCCTCTGGGACCGGGAACCCGAGTTTGAAAGTCAGCGCACAGCGCTTCCCCGCCTGCTGACCGATATCCAGGAAAGCGGAAATGCTTTACAGTTTGACGGTCTGCGGAAGCGCTACGTAAAAACGCAGGAGTTTTCCGTGGACAAGCCGAACGGTTACGGAAAACTGAAGGTATGGTTTCTGCGCCACCGAAAATAAGCAACCCGCCCCTTTGCGTACAGGCAAAAGGGCGGGTTTTGTTTTCTGTAAAACAGGCGGAATACTCAGAACCGTTCCACGCCGTCCGGCGTTACACGCGCATAGATCAGCGGCGGAAGTTTCGGCGGTTCGTCCCGGATGACCAGCCCGCCGCGGTACATTTCTTCAGCGGCCGCAAACAGGGTTTCCTCGTCCGCATAGAAGGTGCAGATGCTCTCTCCCTTATGGACATAGTCCCCCAGTTTCTTATGCATCGTAATGCCGGCGGCGAAGTCTATATCATCCTCTTTCTTGATGCGGCCCGCGCCCAGCAGCACACTGGCGTTGCCGATCTTTTCCACATCATTTTTATAAATGTACCCGTCACTTGGCGCCACCAGCTCGTAGCTGTACTTTGCCTTGCGGAACCGCTCCGGATCCCGAAGCACCGATACATCTCCGCCCTGTGCAGCAAACATCTGGCAGCACTTTTCGAAAGCGGAACCGTCCGCAATCACCTGCTCCGCCATGGCACGGCAGGTTTCAGTATTTCCCTTGCCCGCCAGAATCAGCATGTTGGTGGCCAGCTGCAGACATACCTCGGTGAGGTCTGCAGGGCCCTTGCCCTGCAGAACCGCCATACTTTCGGCGACTTCCAGCGAATTGCCGATATTCCGGCCCAGCGGTTTATCCATATCGGTGATGAGGGCAGCCACTTTGCGCCCATGGGTTGTGCCGATGGCCACCATCTGGCGGGCTAATTCAATGGCGCTGTCCAGA encodes the following:
- a CDS encoding pyrimidine-nucleoside phosphorylase; translated protein: MRMYDIIAKKRDGGTLNREELAFAVNGYVSRDVPDYQMSALLMAIYLRGMTDDETAVLTDVMAHSGDMVDLSAIQGVKADKHSTGGVGDKTTLVIAPIVAACGVKIAKMSGRGLGHTGGTIDKMEAVPGTRTSLTQEEFFRQVNETGIAVIGQSGHIAVADKKMYALRDVTATVGCIPLIASSIMSKKLAAGSDAILLDVTMGDGAFMKDLDSAIELARQMVAIGTTHGRKVAALITDMDKPLGRNIGNSLEVAESMAVLQGKGPADLTEVCLQLATNMLILAGKGNTETCRAMAEQVIADGSAFEKCCQMFAAQGGDVSVLRDPERFRKAKYSYELVAPSDGYIYKNDVEKIGNASVLLGAGRIKKEDDIDFAAGITMHKKLGDYVHKGESICTFYADEETLFAAAEEMYRGGLVIRDEPPKLPPLIYARVTPDGVERF
- a CDS encoding ABC transporter permease; translated protein: MFLRCIRAENRKLHASPIWFLFFLLPVLSAAYGTVNYLGNLGILSVSWYALWTQHTLFYSLFFFPAMVAIYASYLWRLEHLGHNWNLIMAVPVRPFALFFSKFVIVFKLVVLTQLFIFFLYCFCGKVFASLPGWPPIETLVFLLRGALGGLSVIALQLLLSMMIRSFAVPVFLSLFGGIIGMLAVSQGHGLYWPYALMQYGMNSNRSEDLLAGNYLPFFASCLVWLLLIFTIANMLLTRRDVKG
- a CDS encoding ABC transporter permease, with protein sequence MMRSLRAEWQKAKRRHDLLACLLLPLAVLLWAWYAAPDGSDSMASGYHALLYSVPIMNTVLLPIGMAMLASCLWDVEVKGNFPKLLYTLQSRQSLFAAKSLLGAGEIFLIVLLELLGIVCLGLRNGYQDTPSAGQLLYLFLCTGTVSLMLFFSELMLTVLLANPLPALCTGIAGALIGLFAAFMPPVFCYFIPWSYCIPLGSYRLASWDPDTRIVVYDIRGFNIPLLVWCIFLGFLFFRITWHAIRTKEV